In the Solanum pennellii chromosome 5, SPENNV200 genome, one interval contains:
- the LOC107018758 gene encoding translocase of chloroplast 34, chloroplastic-like, protein MASQVIREWVGFQQFPSATQSKLIELIRKLKQESVSTVTILVMGKGGVGKSSTVNSILGERAVAVSAFQSETPRPVMVSRSWAEFTLNIIDTPGLVEGGYVNDQALDLIKRFLLNKTIDVLLYVDRLDTYRVDNLDRQIVKAITDSFGKEIWRRGLVVLTHAQVSPPDGLSYDEFTSRRSEALLKIVRLGARMKKQEIKAASIPLVCVENSGRCNKNELDEKILPNGTAWIPSILQTITEVVVSQSKGILIDQKLIEGPNPNTKGKLLIPLIATFQYFFVVKRIQTWIKNDISRENRPSWA, encoded by the exons ATGGCATCTCAGGTGATAAGAGAATGGGTTGGATTTCAGCAGTTTCCTTCAGCCACTCAGTCAAAGTTAATTGAATTGATAAGAAAATTGAAGCAGGAG AGTGTAAGTACAGTGACAATCCTAGTAATGGGGAAAGGTGGTGTTGGAAAATCTTCAACTGTAAACTCAATTTTAGGGGAAAGAGCAGTTGCTGTCAGTGCGTTTCAG TCAGAAACTCCAAGACCAGTGATGGTTTCACGTTCATGGGCAGAATTTACATTGAACATTATCGACACCCCCGGGCTGGTTGAAGGAGGATATGTCAATGACCAGGCTCTTGATCTCATAAAGAG GTTCCTCCTGAACAAGACAATTGATGTTTTGCTTTATGTGGATCGTCTTGATACATATAGGGTGGACAATTTGGATAGGCAGATTGTAAAGGCCATAACAGATAGTTTCGGCAAGGAAATATGGCGTAGAGGACTTGTGGTCCTCACACATGCTCAGGTCTCCCCTCCTGATGGATTGAGTTATGACGAGTTCACTTCGAGAAGATCAGAGGCACTTCTGAAAATTGTCCGCCTGGGAGCTCGAATGAAGAAACAAGAGATCAAG GCTGCTTCAATTCCTCTTGTTTGCGTTGAGAACAGTGGGAGATGTAACAAGAATGAACTCGACGAAAAG ATTCTTCCAAATGGAACTGCTTGGATACCCAGTATACTCCAAACTATTACCGAAGTTGTCGTAAGTCAAAGCAAGGGTATCTTGATTGATCAAAAATTGATCGAAGGACCAAATCCCAACACTAAGGGCAAATTGCTGATCCCTCTTATCGCAACATTCCAG TATTTCTTCGTTGTGAAAAGGATCCAGACGTGGATCAAAAACGACATTTCAAGAGAGAACAGACCTTCATGGGCATAA
- the LOC107018541 gene encoding uncharacterized protein LOC107018541 isoform X2, which yields MAVAAAVNGGYLPSKFRRFTQPTVSQIRPTPPPLFISTNPNDVNPIHLRDLYTACNHSCHRFPKLNSEGRVEPVDIDKLRKALLHSYVVASVFTKPESVPDLAPENVSGSGLTGIGGDWIGKVVPVTPGNGELVGFGRAVSDSGLTAAIYDVMVIPSLRRRGIGRKIVQRILRPFFGACGFGDDVLVSTTMMYTRSASTHSEDEQMVKCAGRQLLLVPSLRGNLKI from the exons ATGGCAGTTGCCGCCGCCGTGAACGGCGGTTATCTTCCCTCCAAATTCCGCCGCTTCACTCAGCCAACAGTCTCTCAAATCAGGCCAACGCCGCCGCCACTATTCATCTCAACAAACCCTAACGACGTAAATCCAATTCACCTTAGAGACCTCTATACTGCATGCAACCATTCTTGTCACCGTTTTCCGAAACTGAACTCCGAAGGTAGAGTTGAGCCGGTAGATATCGACAAGCTCCGAAAAGCTTTACTTCATAGCTACGTTGTTGCTTCGGTGTTTACGAAACCCGAATCTGTACCTGATTTGGCTCCGGAGAATGTATCCGGGTCGGGTTTAACTGGTATTGGTGGAGATTGGATCGGAAAGGTAGTGCCTGTGACGCCGGGAAATGGAGAATTGGTTGGATTTGGACGTGCTGTTTCTGATTCCGGGCTGACTGCTGCGATCTATGATGTTATG GTCATCCCTTCACTACGAAGAAGAGGCATTGGCAGGAAGATAGTTCAAAGGATACTAAG GCCATTTTTCGGAGCATGCGGATTTGGAGATGATGTACTGGTATCCACTACAATGATGTATACTAGGTCTGCTTCTACCCACTCAGAGGATGAGCAGATGGTAAAATGTGCTGGTAGACAGCTTTTATTAGTTCCATCACTTAGAGGAAACCTTAAGATATAA
- the LOC107018541 gene encoding uncharacterized protein LOC107018541 isoform X1 yields MAVAAAVNGGYLPSKFRRFTQPTVSQIRPTPPPLFISTNPNDVNPIHLRDLYTACNHSCHRFPKLNSEGRVEPVDIDKLRKALLHSYVVASVFTKPESVPDLAPENVSGSGLTGIGGDWIGKVVPVTPGNGELVGFGRAVSDSGLTAAIYDVMVIPSLRRRGIGRKIVQRILSILVNRDIYDIAALCSDQQKPFFGACGFGDDVLVSTTMMYTRSASTHSEDEQMVKCAGRQLLLVPSLRGNLKI; encoded by the exons ATGGCAGTTGCCGCCGCCGTGAACGGCGGTTATCTTCCCTCCAAATTCCGCCGCTTCACTCAGCCAACAGTCTCTCAAATCAGGCCAACGCCGCCGCCACTATTCATCTCAACAAACCCTAACGACGTAAATCCAATTCACCTTAGAGACCTCTATACTGCATGCAACCATTCTTGTCACCGTTTTCCGAAACTGAACTCCGAAGGTAGAGTTGAGCCGGTAGATATCGACAAGCTCCGAAAAGCTTTACTTCATAGCTACGTTGTTGCTTCGGTGTTTACGAAACCCGAATCTGTACCTGATTTGGCTCCGGAGAATGTATCCGGGTCGGGTTTAACTGGTATTGGTGGAGATTGGATCGGAAAGGTAGTGCCTGTGACGCCGGGAAATGGAGAATTGGTTGGATTTGGACGTGCTGTTTCTGATTCCGGGCTGACTGCTGCGATCTATGATGTTATG GTCATCCCTTCACTACGAAGAAGAGGCATTGGCAGGAAGATAGTTCAAAGGATACTAAG TATTCTTGTGAACAGAGACATATATGACATAGCAGCCCTCTGTTCTGATCAACAGAA GCCATTTTTCGGAGCATGCGGATTTGGAGATGATGTACTGGTATCCACTACAATGATGTATACTAGGTCTGCTTCTACCCACTCAGAGGATGAGCAGATGGTAAAATGTGCTGGTAGACAGCTTTTATTAGTTCCATCACTTAGAGGAAACCTTAAGATATAA
- the LOC107018806 gene encoding probable RNA-binding protein EIF1AD, whose translation MKSGGRKNLKRAIEEDNFTIEQGQSIMQVVDLRGSNLIQVMDAKGENSLAIFPAKFQKSMWIKRGNFVVVDESGREEAVESGRKVGCVVTKVLYFEQVRVLQKSAEWPEIFKSIAVESSKQDIVSQIEEDEDSSDDDGLPPLESNTNRVNPFQMATESDSDSDS comes from the exons ATGAAAAGTGGAGGAAGGAAGAATTTGAAAAGGGCTATTGAGGAAGACAATTTTACCATTGAACAAGGTCAAAGCATTATGCAAGTTGTCGACCTTCGAGGTTCCAATCTTATTCAA GTAATGGATGCGAAAGGTGAAAATTCATTAGCAATATTTCCAGCTAAATTCCAGAAGAGCATGTGGATAAAACGAG GCAACTTTGTTGTGGTTGATGAGAGTGGGCGAGAGGAAGCTGTTGAATCAGGTAGAAAAGTGGGATGTGTTGTTACGAAGGTACTCTATTTTGAACAAGTTCGTGTGCTTCAGAAGTCTGCAGAATG GCCAGAGATTTTCAAATCCATAGCAGTAGAGAGCTCAAAGCAAGATATAGTGTCACAGATTGAAGAGGATGAAGACTCAAGTGATGATGATGGACTTCCTCCTTTAGAATCTAATACAAACAGAGTAAATCCTTTTCAGATGGCGACGGAATCTGATTCAGATTCTGATTCTTGA